One Anas platyrhynchos isolate ZD024472 breed Pekin duck chromosome W, IASCAAS_PekinDuck_T2T, whole genome shotgun sequence DNA segment encodes these proteins:
- the LOC140000595 gene encoding uncharacterized protein, translating to MFAQWDVSEQPKHSACVLLRAWQRGKLTEGLDRLRTSAVARGACNKLSVTLLGLVRPATFLSGGRMNADASFRCAPTGPDPLWRYLTEHDPKYEGKKKLKISGRELAAVPEQVFGLDQLQVLEMSPERESCLRHRLELLPRDISRLKNLTLLYMDSNNLKAIPAEIGSLRHLERLTLSNNRLSSLPPEMAALQRLRSLHLANNSLTELPAPLCQLRGLTFLDLSDNKIRTIPSSIRHLEKLETLLLLFNSLESLPEDICVLRNLHTLWLGNNCLRALPASFGELVNLDWGCNYCSCNFEGNPLECPPPEICSRGPEEIRDYFLSLHRTQRE from the coding sequence ATGTTTGCTCAGTGGGACGTCTCTGAGCAACCCAAACACTCCGCATGTGTGTTGTTACGTGCCTGGCAGAGAGGTAAGCTGACAGAGGGCCTTGATCGACTGAGAACCTCAGCAGTTGCCCGTGGTGCATGCAACAAATTGTCTGTCACCCTCCTGGGCTTAGTTCGGCCAGCTACATTTCTTTCTGGTGGAAGAATGAACGCAGATGCCTCCTTCAGATGTGCCCCTACGGGTCCTGACCCACTGTGGAGGTACCTTACAGAGCACGACCCAAAGTACGAAGGGAAGAAGAAACTGAAGATCTCCGGCAGAGAGCTGGCAGCGGTTCCTGAGCAGGTCTTCGGCCTGGaccagctgcaggtcctggagaTGAGCCCAGAACGGGAGAGCTGCCTGAGGCACCGCCTGGAGCTGCTCCCCCGAGACATCAGCCGCCTGAAGAACCTCACCCTCCTTTACATGGACTCCAACAACCTGAAGGCCATTCCTGCCGAAATCGGCTCTCTGAGGCACTTGGAGAGGCTCACCCTGAGCAACAACCgcctgagctccctgccccCTGAAATGGCGGCGCTTCAGAGGCTGCGAAGCCTCCACCTGGCCAACAACAGCCTGACTGAACTGCCTGCCCCTCTCTGCCAGCTAAGGGGCCTCACCTTTCTGGACCTGAGTGACAACAAAATCCGCACAATCCCCTCCAGCATCCGGCATCTGGAGAAACTGGAAACGCTGCTGTTGCTCTTCAACTCCCTGGAGAGCCTGCCTGAGGATATCTGTGTTTTAAGGAACCTGCACACGTTGTGGCTGGGAAACAACTGTTTACGGGCCCTTCCAGCAAGCTTTGGGGAGTTGGTGAACCTGGACTGGGGATGCAATTACTGCTCGTGCAATTTTGAGGGGAATCCACTGGAATGTCCTCCCCCTGAGATCTGCAGCAGAGGCCCTGAAGAGATCAGAGATTATTTCTTGTCGCTTCATAGGACGCAGAGAGAATAG